The genomic interval aaattttcttcttgttttacCTCTTTTCTTGAATTTTCCATTAAATCTGAAGAAAATGGTTGTAGTGGTATCCATTGGTAGTGGAGTTTATGAAAGCGGAAGGAAAGGAAGAAAAGGCAGCTGTACTGGAGAAAATATCTGAAGGGAATTTGCTGCTGGAAGAAGCTTTTATCAAGATCAACAAAGGTAACTCTTTCTTTGGTGGAGATAGAATTGGTTACCTAGACATTGTTCTTGGTAGTTTACTGGGATGGGTGAAGGCAATCGAGATGATGGATGAAATGAAGATACTGGATGAAACCAAGATGCCTAGTCTAGCAGAATGGGACAAGAGATTTTGCTCAGACAATGTTGTGAAGGATATCATTCCACAGCCTGAGAAACTTGCGGAAATTCATCGCAAGTTTCACCAGATGAAGAAAGCTACCTCAAATTAATAATGTTGCTTACTTCCGTCTGTACTTTTTTTGGAAAATGTGTCTCTTCCTAGATCTTGTTTAAATGGACGAAAATAAAAGAAGTTTGTGTTGTTACAGACAAACTCTCCTTGATAGAGATTAGTACATCTTGATCAAAGATACACtgcatatatatatgcattcatgaatttttGATGCAACGGAATGATTCAATTACAAAGGGAAATATCATTTGTTGTCTGTCCATAATCGAAGCGC from Capsicum annuum cultivar UCD-10X-F1 unplaced genomic scaffold, UCD10Xv1.1 ctg36417, whole genome shotgun sequence carries:
- the LOC124891507 gene encoding glutathione S-transferase U17-like translates to MATGSVKLLGVWASPFVNRVEIALKMKSVEPEFILETTLNKSELLLKSNPVYKKIPVLLHDEKPICESLVILQYIDDSWPNGPSILPSDPYDRAIARFWASYIDEKWYPLVVEFMKAEGKEEKAAVLEKISEGNLLLEEAFIKINKGNSFFGGDRIGYLDIVLGSLLGWVKAIEMMDEMKILDETKMPSLAEWDKRFCSDNVVKDIIPQPEKLAEIHRKFHQMKKATSN